GATCACCTGTGATAACAAATACGAGAAAATTGGGGATTGGTTAATTTCTTTGAGTTATAATGAGTAGTATTCACCGAGTTTAACGATTGTTTCgatgtttgtttgtttgttttttgacaTCTTACCATCGGTGGGGACATGGTGAACATCATGAGGAAGTCCGAAAAGGCCAAATTGACTACGAGAAGATTGCTCGGTGTACGGAGCGTTTTCGTCGAGCAGAATATGTAGACGACCATCCCGTTTCCAATCACGGATACGAACCCTAGACATGCGATGACGAACCCCAGGATTCCGTGCCACAGGGGGTTCATGGGGGGAAACTGATACCAATGAGAATCGACCAGGTGTAACATTTCGGCTGGCACCTTGTCGACAACTGTTTGGTTGCCGAAACCGCCGACCTGGGCCGACCACGAGTAGGCCGCAAAACTGGGCCCCGACATCACGGTCATACTGAACTGCAATGAGTGGAtacaatatgtatgtacatgcaaCACAAGCGGATCGGAGCCCagaaatcgaaaaatgattgaaaacaattgaaaataaatcattaaAATCCTAATGAATCCGTTTGTTCGATCTCAGAATTAGGATTGAAAACAACAGCTTACGATTAGATGACTATTTTAAACAGTTTCTATGCCAATAAATCACCAATGATTACAATGAATCGACATGTATTGACAGAGTTGCAGTGTTTCAAACGAAGTTATTATATCTATAGAgtatttcaaaatgttttacaaagaaattgcGTTCCAAACAACAAAATCATTTGATACACCTTTCGTCACGGATTGAACTATAGAATTTTGTGGTAATTTGAATCACAACAGAAAGAATCTAATAAAAACGATGAAAGGGCTAATGCTGTTCACGCATTAACGTGAATTcaaatcgttacaatattcaaacagatACGAGCAGATAGAAATTAATTTGTTCAAGACGCATTAAAGTTTATTCCAGGTGaaggtaaatttttacaaattactCGAAGGGAAATAAATAGAGACGGTGTTATGTATCACAATTTGAGTCGAAGTGAATTTGCGGTACAATTCGAgtacgataaaaaattaaaagaaatcaCAGCCTTAGATGGTTATTCAAAACAATAAAACGACAgattccatttcattttagTATCACACAATCAGTTTTTCTGTGAAACTCCGCTTGGCGGACACGAAAACAAATCTATTTAAATAAGCTgtaatatttctttgtttactGGATGGACGCTTCAACGATCTTAATCGCAAATTTGATAAGATTCCAACTGATCTCTGAACAATTCAAAGTTGCAGTACACACCAAATTGATACAAAATGACGGCGCAAGTTGATGCGAAATAACGCCATAAAAAAACCAAGACAATTTTTCGACGATTCAACTATCTCAATCGCCGATTAAGCCGATCCCCGTTGAATACAAGTTCCGAATCTGATGACTTAAAAAGGGGATACACACTAATACAAAATTGCAGTATACAGGACTCTTGAGAATATGCAGGGTTGAACCACACGATCACTTGAAATCTTCGTTCTCCTTTTCAGAACTGACGAACCCATGCTGTTAAATTTCACCATATAATTTTCGACACTGGTAGTTGAGAGTTGGTTCAACTGGTATTAATTATTACCTTTGATTACTTGGAGAAAATCGTCTGATAACGAACTAATCCAAGCAAGTTTAATATGGGCTGTTGGTATGCCAGAAATGAACGAACGTGGGCGGCCACAGGTTGAAAACTCAAAGGAACGAGGAAAGGTCTAACGGAGCCTATTCGACCACTGTTGGATGCGGCTCGAGGTGCGTTCCTCAGGGGCCCGCTTAAATATGCACAACTCTGAACTCAGTGTCGTCGCATATGTACTCTTGTCCGTATATCACACCGACGATCACATTCAACCAAACTTAAGACCCCAAACAGTCTTAAGACGATACTTATTGAGTTAGGGGGATTTAAGAATACCTTGAACATCTTACGATCGCCTGGAGGATGGGAAACAGAGCCCTTATAAATTCATAAAACAAGGCAAACAAAGTACGGTAAACGAAATAAGAAGCAAGGTGAACCTAATAATTCCATTCTCTGCAATTTTAGGGAAAATCACCccggtaaaaaaattctcagcaatcgctataattttttttttttttttttaggtactTCTAAAAACTGTAACATATTTTTGGACAGTACTGGGTTAAATTCTGTgtgttaaattatttatagaaaactgaatttttctggTAACGTCGGagagatttcaaaaatttgtagagCATTTTTGGTAAGAACTCATTCTCTTTTGGGACTTCATTTTCTATGAATAATCTGCAAACCTACAAGTTTTTAAGTTTCAAACGTTCTGTCTCTTTCAGCTAGTTAAACTTTTTGACTGGTTCAGTTAATCAAACCATTTGCCTGTTTCaactaatcaaaccttttgtctgtttcagctaatcaaactttctGTCTCTTTCAGCTAGTCAAACTTGTTGACTGTTTCAACTAATTGATTTGTCTCTTTTTCCGTGAATTATATTCTTTACATATCTGAGCTAAGTATATTTTTGTCTGTATCGACATATGTCAATAACTACATTTTCATCTGTTTCAGGTAACTGAGTTTTATTGACTATACTGAAAAATTAAGGTTTCATTTTTTAGGCTTAGGTCTGGTTCAGGGTCAGTCATCTTGTTTTCGCCGATACATAGATTCAGGGATGTAGGTCATCATCATCATGATAAAAAAAGTGTGGTAAAAGTTATTCTGCTGTAGTTTTTGTTAATGGTTTTATAGTCTTTTATTGCGATCGTTTTAGTGTcagattcttttttctcgaGTGGCCATAGATCATGTTCGGTTTGTATTTTACTGTAGAATTATACAGCTCTGTCGTATTTTGGTGATTGTGCTTATTCTACTCCGATTTGTTTCCATTTCTTCAAAGATTTCTGCATCGTCTTCCGATAGGTAAATGCCAACGTCTTACAGCAATTCGTACTTTCGATCTTGGTTTAATTGTTGATTGTTTTGCGTATTCACCAGGTTCTCCATTTTAGTGATCATCTCATAtctcataagaaaaaaaaaccgtacgCAACATCCAAAGTCAATCGCTGTTCGCCTATAAGATGAAAACAATCACCCTTCATCCATAATTAAAACAACCATCTTTCATCCATAATTCAAACAGTCATCTTTCATCGATAATAGTCAGCGGGTTACatgaactgaaaaatttcgaacagaCTGCGAATATACGCGAGTACAAGTTTActgggaaaaataatttactttaattaacatgtaaaaaaaagtcatctgcaatttttcgaagaacgtAAGATCGATCTTGCTATTATTCTCCGTGGAGTAGGCCTACTGGGGAtaccacgtaaaaaaaaacacgccgGATGCTCTACCGCTTGCGGTGGTGTGGAAATGAGCATAAATAAACTTATTTTCACTGGTCAAATACTGACATATtatagtttttcaaatgataattttattcttgcGTAAATTTGACTCATTGTCAATAAAACTCATGCTTCGATAATGTGTAACGCGTGTGGAATGTGGAATCGTAATACCTTCGGATTTCTCTAGTTTAGTTAGAGTGATTTCCACgtgaatacatttttctttttgataaatttcgtttcttaGTTAACGTCAACAAGGTGCACATACCTTTGGTAATTCAGAGTTTACCAATTCCGACATTTTTCTCCCACGCTTGACATTTCGCAGTCGGGACTAGGTGTTACAATAAAACACGATATTTGCATACCAAATGAGTACGTCTCCCGTGACAAACGATATAAAAAGCAAAAAGACGAAGCTCATTCAAAACCGGCTACCAAAAACCACAAAAAGAACaatgttcaaattttgtaCGCTTGAGATACGGGTGATCCGTCTAAAAGACCCATTGTACAAGATGGAATACAGTAAGAAATTAACTCCCATCTTCGCGTTTGAATCtatattgtagaaaattatttaaacatttttataccaatttgTATACCCGCTTGATTTCTAGATTACTTAACTGAATCTACTGTTAAatacgtttttcaaaaaatcattttattcATGTACATAAAAAGAAAGGCAtctaatataataatttgcattttataaaattattaattgattttagACTCTATTAAAAATCACAACAGAAATGTTTTgtcacattatacatataaatttattacttttgACAGTAAGGAAGTGATCTGTCAAGAACGCAAATCACAAATcagttggaataaaaaatatcaacatgttgttattcaattattgttaCTTACAAtataattgtgaataaaatagtATGTACAAAAGGTCGTACTAAGTAAGATAATACATAATACACGTAtgctataaatatttttcttatacccCGTAGATACTTGCCGAGGAAGCTGTGAGGGCCGGACTTCCAGAGGATACATTCGTacaacgcaaaaaaaaaatgatgcaaCGATAACTAAACGTTTTGCGCATAAGTTGGCTGCCTCGCCACCAATTCCAACGATCAGTACATGCATTGTTGGATGACGATCTTCGCAGGAAGAGTATTGCTTGGAATTTAATGGAcctatgtatatttttctccAAAACCGACAATCAGCCCACCATTGGAACCCGATGCCGTTCCAAGAACTCATCAACGATGCATATTTCTTGGATGATTACGAAGTAATTACATGAATTTCTAACAAGTTCCTtgtaattttaatatatataatgtaactCATTGACGTACTACCAATGTCGCCTCTTCACTTCGTGAGATTCTTCTTCTATCCGAGTCTGCAAAATTTGTACATTTTGTTCGCGGAAATCTATAGAAATACTTCGATAGATCAGAATGTTGTCTCAGAAAAGCCCAATGGATTGTTGGAAGCAGAACACTCTTGAAGCTTCCGAAAAGTCTTATAACCTTTCATCTGTACTTTTTTGACAGAGATATCGTAGATAATTGATGAGAATTTGATTATATGAAATCCGGAAAATCCATCTCTAGGTGATATCAGTCGTTAGTTTCTGATATCCTATATATAGTATTATTACACAATTGTATCCTGTgggtaatattattattattagggATTATCGAAAAAGTGCTGAAATTCCGGATAAAATAGTATCGACTTTCTCGcaatacatattttcaaactcgaaTTTCCTAACAATGAACACCGGCACTGCCATAAACGTATAATAAAGTGGACAGATATGACTAATTATAATCTGGGCCACTTGATAGTAAATTTCTGAACAATCTTGGTCTAATGAGTTATAGcacataattataattattgtttgtatcgataataacaataatcattAAAAAGTAGATAAATCATATATTTTCTCAAACCGGTTATTTCTGTCGTATTTGCATCACATTTCAATTATACTGTCAAAAACTAACATCACGttgatataattttcttaaatttataAACTTCTGTGATATTTACTGGACAATACTGCCTAATTAGTTTTAGAGTGGCTGaaacgcgaaaatttgagtaaCCAAAAAGTTGGGCTAGGCAAtgagataaattttaataaatctttgtAATCACAGTGACCCTGAATGAAATAGGTAAACACTTATTACACTGCATACCTACCGCGAAACGCGGATTTCATgaccaatatttttcacttcaagtatctaattttattttcagaaatgataatttttacataCTTATGTTAtgttatatgtacatatatattttatttggtaaaaataattcaaacttCATCTATCTTATACTCCTCGCAATTTTACGCAGGTGTTGACTTCGGCCATCCTGCAAAGCCTGTTCCAATTCCTCAGTGAtgtgcaataaattatttgcgTCAGTTTGAACAATAacatgttcaattttttgttgaacATTATTTCGAAGACTGAAATCTAGGACTACCAAAGGTGTCACTTGACTCAACAACGATCTGGATGAAATCTACAATTGGAAATAATGTGTACAGTTTTATGAAATGGCTGAATGCTGATATGCACATCTCACCTGTGTTTCGAATCTCCATTCCATACTCTGGTATTCTTGTAACTTGACTCCAAGTGTCGGTAATATTTCTGATATTTCAGACTGTTTTGTAGTATATAATTTGGTGAGTAACACTTCATGATCTTCAGAGAAGCCCAGAGCAATTATTGAATCTCGAAAATCAGAAGTGCTCAACTGCAAGGAGAAGATTATTaagatttcagaaaatttgtaTTGCATAACATCCAAAACTCGTACATCAATATAGATGCCACAATTTATACTGAAATTCTCAGGGAAAAGAAAACGTCTTTCGACACACACTGaaagataaattttaatttatctgtGCCACGCTCACCTTGCATTTGCAGCTTTCTAGTAGCAAATTGATGAGTCCTTCTACAGTGCACCTGACATCCTCAGGTTGGATGTCTAATTTTTCTGTAAGAAAAGGGTTTAGCGCATATGACTATCGTATTGTAAAGTAAGTATATGCAAACGCAAAGTGAATATCAACATTGTTTTATGAACTTACGAGCAGCTACATTATACAACTTGAAGTTTGGTCCATTATGCAAATAGTCCAATCCTAATTTGCAGAAGTCCtgtaaaactaaaaataatagttCAACTTCCAGTATCTGCATTAAGTCGTTGAATGaatacataaaaaattatttaaaatccACAAATTCTTACCATTTGTTGACTGTTCTACGAGAAAGTGAATATGTTTTTTATGCTCGCTTTTTAACGTTAGCATATtagaatttcagattttcaagaAAGAAGACTAAACTTAATCCAgttctttttaattttaagtCAGTGGTAATTACTTCAGGATATCAGATGGCCATAACCTAGAATAGAAATGTCAAAGCTCGATCCGAGACGCTTTATCCAGTCTTCATCGGAGTATATGATTCACACATAGTGGCTTCACACCTCAGATGTATCTAATTTCAGAACACGCCCGCTGCCATCTCTATCTTCGTAGTggatttttatctttttttggAACACTTGCAAGGTGCAAGTGGTTGGTAGTGACAAAATACccaaaaatttggaacaaaatATAGACAAAATAAGGGCATTGGATGTTTGGTTGGAACACCTGTTCACCCTTAGCAATGccgattgaatttgaaaagaaagttGTGCCTCAATATCTATGATTTTGTGGAATCCGTACTAGACGCTTCACAGACGCCCGAAAGTCTGTACCAAATATTACGCTGTGctcgaaagttgaaaaatatagatATTCGTGGTAAGTTATTCAAATAGTGAAATCTTTGTACTAGTCAAATCGTGTATGACATGATCCAATGATTATTCAACTTGAAGGTTACACATTACATATAACACCTATGGTGTTGTCATCCATACTAACATCTATTATGTCACGTTTCGTCTGCAGGCTCCAAATTTGCTCATGCGTCATAGTCGCGTTGTTGCAACAAATGACAGTAGATGctgcgaaataaaaattaaaaaaaaaactttaaataTTCTAGATCAAAAATGAAACTGCTAGATCGTCAGCTTGTGCTCACTTTTGCAATTGGATTGTCACTCACTGGTGCCAGCGCAGCTTTGCTGTACATGTATTACAAGAAGGTGCGTTTTTGTCAAGGCATTTTCACCACCGATATGGAATGAAAACTAAGATGATGAAGTaatgatattaattttcaggATGATGATCCGAATGACATTCGAACTACACGTTTGACAACGTCGAGGCAAAATGAGGTGGAGATAAAGGTGCCGCGACAATACGTGCCAATTATAATTGGTCGTGCTGGAGCAATGATTAAAGACATTCAAGACAAGACTGAAACTAGAATAAACTTCTCCAATGACGATAAGGAGCTGCCGGACAGAATTTGCAAGATTCGCGGTAAACCGGAAAGCGTTCACTTGGCCCAGATCATGATAGAAAATATCATTGCCAATCAACCTGTCATTGAAGTTTATGAAACATACATACCTCAGCGAGCATGTGGACGAATCATTGGACGAGGCGGAGATACGATTAATCACATACAAGCAGTATCCGGGGCAAAAATTATGGTTGAGAGTTCCAGTTATAAGAATCCAGGTACGAAATGTTTGCACTGCGTTTTTTCTCTGGAATGattcttaaaaattattctcaatcTTTGTATTTTCTAAGCAGTAGAATTCCTTGCTTTATAGATTCCAATCAGAGAATTATAATAAAGGGAACTGCCGAACACATCGCTGCAGCTTTGGCATTGGTTGAGGAAAAAGTTCGCGAGGAGAATGAAATTCGAGAAAAGTTAGACGTTAGTTCGTCTTTAAGGGCACCACGTGGAAAAATCTCAACACGGAAGACTGCTGTTCAAGTATCCGACAATCATGTATATTCTACAGACTCCAACCAGATACCAAAAACACAAGGTTGTTCTTTCTTAAGACATGCCATTCTATTATTAACTTCAAATCCCTGAAGAAGAACTGTGTGTATCCTATTTTCTTAAGTTCCCtatctatttcatttttgttggacttgtggaaaaaatttaattattttgattatATATGAGTActtttaaaagaaattttaaagaGTTTCTATAAAGAACTCATATTTTTTCTGAAGTTCATTGTCTATTGAAAATCTGAATTgtcataaattttcatgaaataacGCCGTTCTTCTATAAATCTGCCAGAAGTAATTTTTCGCACAGAAATTAAACCATTTGTACGAAATTTCGAGAAATTGATAGAATTTGTCAGAAGGCTGATAAACTATCAAAAATTAAGTTTTTGAGTGAATTGTTAGAAATGCCTGAGAGtttcagaaaataatatttgccGAGGCAAGataaattattgtgaaaactCAATACGCGCATTTCAGACCCAGAAGTCTTGATGGAGGTGTACGTCAGCGCTGTAGAGAACCCAAGCCAATTCTGGGTTCAAGTTGTAGGTCCTGGTGCAGTAGCATTGGATGAGTTAGTAGCAGAAATGACAGAGTATTACCGCGACGAAGAAAACTTGGAGTTACACATGCTCAAGGATgtgagtttttattttcaattttcggtTCACTTGTTTAATATATTCGCAACTGTAGCAGCAATTGAAATATGACCAATATTCTATGAATCGATTCTAAAATAAATCTGAATCTAAATCTAAATTTCACGCTTGCGAACACAGGTAAGCGTCGGACAAATGGTGGCTGCGAAGTTTCCTTTTGATGAGCGGTGGTACCGTGCTGAAGTTGTCACCAAACTCGAAAACGATCGTTACGAAGTGTATTTCGTGGATTACGGCGACCATGAAGCATTAACTATTAAAGAGATGATGGAACTTCGGACAGACTTTTTAAGTTTACGTCTACAGGCAATTGAATGCTCTCTGGCAAATGTAAAGCCTCGGTAAGACCATCTTTGGAGTTATTAATAATGGAGCCCTTTCAGTGGAATCTCGAGAGTGttaacatttattttctatatcTTGGtatcatgtttttataatcgaTCATGAGTTCAATTTCTCTGCTATTACAGTGATAATGAATGGAGTTCGGAAGCTTGTGACAGATTTGCAGAGCTCAGTTGGGTGGCCCAGTGGAAAGCACTGACGGCGAAAGTTCGAGGATATAAAGAACGTGTTCTAGCTGGTGGAAGCTCTCGCCGAGAAGGCTCACCCATTCCTTGTGTTGATCTTTACAATAAAACTGATAGCCGGGTAAGCTATTGAAAACAATGCATATCTGATACaattgaatatacaaatacgATAAATAAGGTGCTCCAATATGATGttgtaaatacatttattcTTTATTGGTGAGAAATCAGCAATTCTAATGTCACGGAAATTGGAATGATCAGGCTCTCGTAAAATGTTGagattttatatttcagaaaattaatttctggTACTTTGTGGAAGAGACATTCATTTTTCTAAGAATACAATCAGGCCGATAAGTATAGAAAAGAGCAAAAcctctttgaaaaatttgcagCAATCGTTATTATCTGTACCAATGATGATAAacacaagtgaaaaaaaaaacatctctaTTATGTCATAGAAATGAATCGGATCAAATTCGAACAACGCAAgctaaaatatgaaaaaatcgagAGAAGGTTTCAGAATTAgaatgttaaaaattaataaactcTAGTGTTTTTATCAGATTCTAATGTTCTTGGACTCATTTGTTCATCATGGAGATCTCCAGAAATCatgtttacaaaatttgactAATGGTTCTTTCCagagtatttaaaaataaatctgttTAATACAGTCAACAGACATTCATCAAGAATTACGTTTGTGCTTTATAACCATACTGTTATGTAAGATTTCTTGAATGTTTCTCAAACAATTTTAGAGAATCTATTCGGCAAGCATAATGAGTCCAAAAACATTACATTTGCGTGAAGAACACCAGAGTTCTAGAATTTGAACATTCTAATTATAAAAcgttttctcaaattatttgtattttcgcttgagttatttgaatttgttcaGAATCATGTGTATTACACAGAATGGACGTTGCTTCGTATCAACTGTCATTGAAGTAAATAACATTGTTggagatttttttacacattacctttttcctaatttttgaTTCAGATGGTCCAGTCAATTCATTCCCTGAAATCAAGCATCGTCTACATTTGTAACAAGTGTTCATTTCacagtgaataaaatttctcagacATGAACATTTCACTAAATCACCTCACATGCTTaaacagcaaatttttttttttttgaaggaTATCAACATAGGAAAAGAATTGGTAAATGAAGGTATGGCTGAGGACGAAGGGCCTTGGTCGTCAGCGAGTTCTACTCTTTCCTTGAACCGTCGTGATATTCACGAATCGACAACGATGCCAAGAGTTAGTTCTTCCGAAACACCATCACCTCCACCCCCAACAACGCGGCTTCCAGAAAATGGTACTCACTCTCCACAGACTTTACATCTTCCTGGAAATTCGAATCAAACAATTGTTGAGATTGATTTGACCACACCGAAGGTTTGTTATTTTCACCCTGtacttaaatttttccaaagaCATTCACTTGGTTTGCAGATTTCCTTTTCACAATTCGACTCTCAGAAAAATCGAACCTTTTTCTACTTCTTCATTCTAATTTCTGCAGCTCAGTGGCGGATAAGTCACAAAACCCTTGAAATTCTATTAAATCTTTTGAAAACCTTTGAAATCTTGTCTAATTGTACAGTTTTGAAATCTGGTGTACACGTCTGGTACACAAATTGATGGTTAACCCTAGGTTtcaagttgaaattaataGCTATTGTCTACATAATCGGCAGAAGCAGAACAGCTCTATAGAAACAGTCGATTTGGTGACTCCGTTGAAGACAACAGATGAAACAAATAGTTGGAAAAGTAAGAAATGGTAGTGATATCCTCAAGAAAATGACTGCGAGGCCCATTCCCGTCTAGGCTGTAACTTCGCAATCAAGCTGATGGCATTTGAGTGGAACCAACGAATACACGACCTGCTGGCTACTGCAGCAATCTCGAAGATTCTGACGATGTGGTGTTGGGCCGATTTGACGTTGGTGTAGTTTCTTAATTACCTAaatagttttctttttatataacCACCAACCCCCAAAATCGTGATTCACGCTGAAATCATTTGAATGTTTCGATGTTAATCAGACTCTTCTGATCGATGAGTATGAAACGATTGAAAGTTgtcattatcattttattatcatttgcTGATTTACTAGTAATCAAAACTgtacttttattttaatcatttatttctGGTTAGAGTGTATTTTCGTAGGCCAAGTCTTTAGTTGATTAGGGTTGAGtactttaattattttgtctTTGAAGTCAATCTAGCTGATTTCAAAGTTAGCTTAAATAGTAGTCAACGTAACATGTAGCTGTGCTCTTGAGTATAAGCTTTATACTCTGATTAATCTGCCAGCTTCGAAAACAGTTTCTCATTGATTGGGCTAGCTAGTTTCTATTGATATAACTTCTCACTCATGTTGAGTCAAACtgttgaattcattttttgtgtACAATTACGTGTTGGTTAATtgatgcgaaaattttcgcacttCATACTTGACCATGTAGTGTGAATATGCCGTAATGTGTCGATTGAGTGTGGATATTTTAGCATAgttaagataaaaaatatttactctgGCAGTAAATAGTTCTACGTTGAGAATGAATCGGCTGTCTGTCTGAATGAAAACTagagacaaaagaaaaaaatcgtttgaaaatctcCACCAGTGTGGAGTTGTCCAGTTGTGACAATGATGACAATGATGACAATGTGAAAAGAGTaaacacgaatgaaacaacataCCTGCAATTTAAATGAAACGCATCTGAATAAATTCCAATAACATAAGCTATTGTATCAACAGTATAAAAGAATGCTGTATAGTTGTATCgttcaaaatgattaaactCATGTATTTTTGATCTGATTCTGATGTTTTTGGGTTAGTTTTGCTCGCTGATCAGATCTCCAAGGATTGtccaaaaaattcaaggaccTATTCTGTTTTATTAGTGTTCACTGTCATCGGCAAATGTAACATTATTGGAAATTTTGTGAACGGTTTTTCCCTTTTGCTA
The sequence above is drawn from the Neodiprion pinetum isolate iyNeoPine1 chromosome 2, iyNeoPine1.2, whole genome shotgun sequence genome and encodes:
- the papi gene encoding tudor and KH domain-containing protein homolog, coding for MKLLDRQLVLTFAIGLSLTGASAALLYMYYKKDDDPNDIRTTRLTTSRQNEVEIKVPRQYVPIIIGRAGAMIKDIQDKTETRINFSNDDKELPDRICKIRGKPESVHLAQIMIENIIANQPVIEVYETYIPQRACGRIIGRGGDTINHIQAVSGAKIMVESSSYKNPDSNQRIIIKGTAEHIAAALALVEEKVREENEIREKLDVSSSLRAPRGKISTRKTAVQVSDNHVYSTDSNQIPKTQDPEVLMEVYVSAVENPSQFWVQVVGPGAVALDELVAEMTEYYRDEENLELHMLKDVSVGQMVAAKFPFDERWYRAEVVTKLENDRYEVYFVDYGDHEALTIKEMMELRTDFLSLRLQAIECSLANVKPRDNEWSSEACDRFAELSWVAQWKALTAKVRGYKERVLAGGSSRREGSPIPCVDLYNKTDSRDINIGKELVNEGMAEDEGPWSSASSTLSLNRRDIHESTTMPRVSSSETPSPPPPTTRLPENGTHSPQTLHLPGNSNQTIVEIDLTTPKKQNSSIETVDLVTPLKTTDETNSWKSKKW
- the LOC124212881 gene encoding COMM domain-containing protein 2-like; protein product: MLTLKSEHKKHIHFLVEQSTNVLQDFCKLGLDYLHNGPNFKLYNVAAQKLDIQPEDVRCTVEGLINLLLESCKCKLSTSDFRDSIIALGFSEDHEVLLTKLYTTKQSEISEILPTLGVKLQEYQSMEWRFETQISSRSLLSQVTPLVVLDFSLRNNVQQKIEHVIVQTDANNLLHITEELEQALQDGRSQHLRKIARSIR